The stretch of DNA ATGTGATGAGATTAAATTGACAGAAGCCTAAATGGGGGATATAGTTTCATTGTTGAACTGTTTTATTATCGAACTGTTTTGTGTATCGAGAGGAGGGATGATATGGATAAACAAAGTCTAGCTACTTGGTATAACCGTTATATGGAGGCCTGTTTTGCTGTCACCAGACGAACCAATGCGGAGATTATGGAGGCGGTGCACGATGATCTGACTTCAGATCAATACCAGATTCTACGATACATTGTTCAGAAGGGAAGGTGCACCTCCACAGAACTATCAGAAACCTTTAGGGTGGGGAAAAGTTCAATTACTGCCATGATTACAAGGCTGGTGGACCGTGGAGTTCTGGAACGAACCAGGGATGAAGCAGACCGGCGACTGGTGTATCTTTCACTTACTGAGCATGGCAACTCCGTATTTGATCAGGCCGAATTGAAGGTGCAGGAGCTCATTTTGTCCTATCTCGATCATTTTGACAGGCAAGAGGTCGAAACCTTTATAGCGACATTTGAGAAGTTGGCTCGTTTAGTCAGTGAAGGGAGCAAAGAGGTATGAAATTCATATTGAAAGCAAGATGGTGGATCGTTCTGCTGTGGCTTGCATTAGCGGCAGTCTTAATGTTCACCGCGCCTTCCATGGCCGACCTCGTACGAGAGAAAGGGAACGTCACTGTACCTGACGGCTACTCCTCCTCTAAGGCATCTGCTATTCTTGCCGAGGTGTCAGATGCGAAGGGGGGAGAGAAAGAGAGTCAGATTGCGCTCGTCTTCCATGATGAGAATGGCATCTCAAATAGCAATAAGCAAGACATCGGGAAGGCTATTGATCAGCTGCGAACCAAGCAGTCGGATATCGGAATCGTCAAGATTACGGATCCTTTCTCTGTCCCGGAAGCTGCAGACAAGATGATCTCCAAGGACGGGAAGACGATTCTAATTTCGCTTTCTGTCAGCCTGGGGGACCGCAAGCTGAAGGATATTGAGGGTGATATCAAGAGTTCGCTAAGCTCCGTAAAGGTCGATCACTATCTGACCGGCCAGGAGCAAATCAATGAGGACACGGTCATCAGCTCCGAAGAAGGACTGAAGAAATCGGAGTACATTACGGTTATTTTTATTCTCGTAATTTTGTTTGTAGTATTCCGTTCCGTTATTGCTCCATTTGTTCCACT from Paenibacillus sp. CAA11 encodes:
- a CDS encoding MarR family winged helix-turn-helix transcriptional regulator, with the protein product MDKQSLATWYNRYMEACFAVTRRTNAEIMEAVHDDLTSDQYQILRYIVQKGRCTSTELSETFRVGKSSITAMITRLVDRGVLERTRDEADRRLVYLSLTEHGNSVFDQAELKVQELILSYLDHFDRQEVETFIATFEKLARLVSEGSKEV